The genomic stretch CCTCGTCATAATATTCAATGCTTTCCTTAAATTTACCCTCTTCTCTGAGTTTAATACCTTTAGAATTCAATTTTCTTAACGTATTTCGTTTAAATAGATCGAAAACCATTATGTCTGCTCCTTTTACCAAATCCCTAATCCTCTTGCAAACCAGCTTACTCCGTCAGCCACTTGTTTTATTCCTGGAAGGTTTCTTATTGCCTTAAATGTCTTACTTTGCACAATAGGATCTAATAGTTTATGTGCTGCTGGTGCGATATATTTTTGTGCCAAAGGCTTAAAATGCCTATCATACACATTTTTAACCTGATACACCTTCTCTTTAACAAAAGTTTTAGCTTGAGCATATTTATATCCAACATACTTAACTAAACCCTTCTTTTGAAACTCAGCTCTTTCACTGTTAAACCGGTCAAGTGCAGGTTTAAGAGTTTTATTGTAAATGGACTTAGCTGAGGCTTTAAAACTATCAACAAAATTATTCATTACAATCTTAGCTTCGTTAATTTTATTACCTGCCCATGCAACAGCATTACCTGTAGCAGTTATAGCTCCGCTAATTATCCCTGGTGTGTTTATCATCATTAAAGAGATGTAATCCTAAAAGAAATATTAAATAATTATTTATCCATCATAAATTTCTCATACCATTTCATTGCTTCTTCAGGTTTTTCCATCGCAGTAAATGCTATTCCCATACCTGCTGCAGCACCTTTATTATTAGGATCAATTTTCAATGCTTTTTTATGATACTTAATTGCTTCTTCAGGTTTTCTTAATCCGCTAAGTGATCTTCCTTTATTATTTAATGCATCTACATCTTCTGGGTCTA from Methanobacterium sp. encodes the following:
- a CDS encoding tetratricopeptide repeat protein translates to MFNKIKCFKWNENGIKLIKEGKYEEAIEFFDKILKINQKHKWAWYNKGLALLNLGRHDEALEYFDKALKIDPEDVDALNNKGRSLSGLRKPEEAIKYHKKALKIDPNNKGAAAGMGIAFTAMEKPEEAMKWYEKFMMDK